The Gimibacter soli genome includes a region encoding these proteins:
- a CDS encoding glutathione S-transferase family protein produces the protein MALTLHYHPLSSYCHKVLIGLYELDVPFTPAILNLMDPAERERFLEISPMGKMPALVDETRGETATESSIIIEYLDQHYPGARPLLPTDADACLMARKMDRVFDLYVMTPVQKIIGDGFRPEGGHDTIGVAEAHTTLKAAYGMLDRHFYGRTWAAGDRFSIADCAAAPALFYARTLEPFGEDNDLLAAYFERLCERPSFARVLTETRPWFHMYPRVDAVEARFLAD, from the coding sequence ATGGCGCTGACACTGCACTATCATCCGCTATCGTCCTATTGCCACAAGGTGCTGATCGGCCTTTATGAGCTGGACGTGCCCTTCACCCCGGCCATCCTCAACCTGATGGACCCGGCGGAGCGCGAACGATTCCTCGAAATCTCGCCCATGGGCAAGATGCCGGCACTGGTTGACGAAACGCGCGGAGAAACGGCCACCGAATCGTCGATCATCATCGAATATCTGGATCAGCATTATCCCGGCGCCCGGCCCCTGTTGCCGACCGATGCCGACGCCTGCCTGATGGCTCGCAAGATGGACCGGGTTTTCGATCTTTATGTGATGACGCCCGTGCAGAAGATCATCGGCGACGGCTTCCGCCCGGAGGGCGGGCACGACACCATCGGCGTAGCTGAAGCCCACACCACGCTGAAGGCGGCGTACGGGATGCTCGACCGGCATTTCTATGGCCGCACTTGGGCGGCGGGGGACCGGTTCAGCATTGCTGACTGCGCGGCGGCCCCTGCCCTGTTCTATGCCCGCACGCTGGAACCTTTCGGGGAAGATAACGACCTTCTCGCCGCCTATTTCGAACGGCTGTGCGAGCGGCCATCCTTTGCGCGCGTCCTTACGGAAACCAGGCCCTGGTTCCATATGTATCCGCGCGTCGATGCCGTCGAAGCGCGGTTCCTGGCCGACTGA
- a CDS encoding RidA family protein, which translates to MRAAAILIASIGFTFAASADDIVFHSMEGANANLPFSAAVEAGGFVFASGQIGDKDGKLVEGGMAAEARQAMENTKAALARAGVGMDRVVKCTVFLADISEWADFNKVYVTYFPGNKPARSAFGANGLAMGAKVELECIAKK; encoded by the coding sequence ATGAGAGCTGCAGCCATCCTGATCGCCAGCATCGGTTTCACCTTTGCGGCCTCGGCCGACGATATCGTTTTCCACAGCATGGAAGGCGCTAACGCCAACCTGCCTTTCTCGGCGGCGGTGGAAGCGGGCGGCTTCGTCTTCGCCTCCGGCCAGATCGGTGACAAGGACGGCAAGCTCGTCGAGGGCGGCATGGCCGCCGAAGCCCGTCAGGCGATGGAAAACACCAAGGCAGCGCTCGCCCGCGCCGGTGTGGGCATGGACCGGGTGGTGAAATGCACGGTTTTCCTCGCGGACATCAGCGAATGGGCCGATTTCAACAAGGTCTATGTCACCTATTTCCCCGGCAACAAGCCGGCCCGCAGCGCCTTCGGGGCCAATGGCCTCGCCATGGGTGCGAAGGTCGAGCTTGAGTGTATCGCGAAGAAGTAG
- a CDS encoding MGMT family protein, translating into MPAGEGLFAAIHDLVRMIPPGRVASYGMISTLVPGSTPRIVGFAMNGLPTDTDVPWQRIINASGGISPRPGSERQRIALEAEGIEFSKSGKVDWKKVAWEGPGPDWCEATGFDMVDYMSIIRHWPG; encoded by the coding sequence ATGCCGGCGGGCGAGGGGCTGTTCGCGGCGATCCATGATCTGGTGCGGATGATCCCGCCGGGGCGGGTGGCGAGCTACGGGATGATCTCCACCCTCGTGCCCGGCTCCACCCCGCGCATCGTCGGCTTTGCCATGAACGGCCTGCCGACGGATACCGATGTGCCATGGCAGCGTATTATCAATGCCTCGGGCGGCATCAGCCCACGGCCCGGATCGGAGCGCCAGCGCATCGCGCTTGAGGCCGAAGGGATCGAGTTTTCAAAGTCCGGCAAGGTGGACTGGAAGAAAGTCGCCTGGGAAGGGCCCGGCCCGGACTGGTGCGAGGCCACGGGCTTCGATATGGTCGATTATATGAGCATCATCCGGCACTGGCCGGGTTAA
- a CDS encoding aspartate/glutamate racemase family protein has protein sequence MRPLKQKKIGLLGGMSAEATSEYYRMINAAANARLGGWDIAETVIIGVNFGNIEYWVRNDGWDALGDYLAEKAVAAERAGADFLICASNTVHRVYERFTDGISIPFLHIADPTGAAIRAAGLKRILLLGTYPVMSAPYMRDYYARNFGLEIMVPDEAERRDVDRIIFDELCKGEISLASKARYLEIADKYRAAGAEGLIMGCTEICLLIAQADRPDYPMFDTAGLHVDAAVAMALEP, from the coding sequence GTGCGGCCCCTGAAGCAGAAGAAGATAGGACTCCTTGGTGGCATGAGCGCCGAGGCGACGAGCGAATATTACCGCATGATCAACGCCGCCGCGAACGCGCGGCTTGGTGGCTGGGATATTGCGGAAACGGTGATCATCGGGGTCAATTTCGGCAATATCGAATATTGGGTGCGGAACGACGGCTGGGACGCACTTGGCGACTATCTCGCCGAAAAGGCGGTTGCCGCCGAACGCGCCGGGGCCGATTTCCTGATCTGCGCTTCCAACACCGTTCACCGGGTATATGAGCGCTTCACTGACGGCATCAGCATCCCCTTCCTCCATATCGCGGACCCGACCGGTGCTGCGATCAGGGCGGCGGGGCTGAAACGCATCCTCCTCCTTGGCACATACCCTGTGATGTCGGCGCCCTATATGCGGGACTATTATGCCCGCAATTTCGGGCTCGAGATCATGGTGCCGGATGAAGCCGAGCGGCGCGATGTGGACCGGATCATTTTCGATGAGCTTTGCAAGGGCGAGATCAGCCTGGCCTCGAAAGCGCGCTATCTGGAAATCGCCGACAAATACCGGGCGGCAGGCGCCGAAGGCCTGATCATGGGCTGCACCGAGATTTGCCTGTTGATCGCTCAGGCTGACCGGCCCGATTACCCGATGTTCGATACCGCCGGGCTTCATGTGGACGCGGCGGTCGCCATGGCGCTGGAGCCCTGA